A genomic region of Vitis vinifera cultivar Pinot Noir 40024 chromosome 7, ASM3070453v1 contains the following coding sequences:
- the LOC100247452 gene encoding protein DWD HYPERSENSITIVE TO UV-B 1 isoform X1 has protein sequence MAIDISTLDARYLDSCKRHGVVPNSAVLSWFYKAKIQKSSHEKCSIVVLLDHLRAADFSPLIDVFLEIDSSNIDAVDILHESPIILTEEYVLSMIRTINLKLRLVELRDVSFGKDFFRDLSHDGLACQVLKLRSSHFQKLNMVGGFLQLHTLNLDYCTHLTSLQKDCFACMPNLMRLSMCETRVANLWTTSAVLSKIPSLVELRFQTCPCCENTGPCPMSSNTDDSLTIDDVPSMDECLSNDCQITVSSELQRIGLLELSSDNALPVSKKHGHLQKEVSFSEMHVQHKNGSLLSGLNWDLTDAAIALKYCISHHPSPICFEKHYRDYMIASLPLLQVLDNLLIRKMDREKAKTIFSKYYEYLPYKRQPESVVTVLQKREMGSSTIHDRKSLKPKQPTSYKKSPYFFSRSLCATKLGAWPLLYPVSNISYTSKQESKQLRPRQFEYHPSNSSLMVFGTLDGEIVVFNHESGNIVGYSPSIGAANSVLGLCWLKKCPSKLLAGSDNGSLNLYDINHMPPNIADAYCSSGIVTYDRFEQLTSVHVNSTDDWFLVSGYSKHVALYDIGSGKRLKLFNNMHREPINVAKFSNHSPSIFATSSFDHDVKLWDLRQTLERPCYTSSSSRGNVMVCFSPDDLYLLVSTVDNEVKQLLAADGRVHMNFEIASTGSAHNYTRSYYMNGRDYIISGSCDEKVVRICCAQTGRRLRDVYLEDRGSGNSMTVQSLRGDPFRPICIGTQSGRSSRSICLHPVIVPKKVIMAKVFILPIALEVEISVYNVFYVHICFGNSFLSRKCMNFV, from the exons ATGGCTATCGATATCTCCACCCTGGATGCCAg GTATCTTGATTCTTGCAAAAGGCATGGAGTGGTGCCAAACTCTGCAGTATTATCATGGTTCTATAAG GCCAAGATTCAGAAATCCAGTCATGAGAAATGCAGCATAGTGGTTTTACTGGACCACCTAAGAGCTGCTGATTTTTCTCCTCTAATCGATGTATTCCTAGAAATTGACTCTTCTAATATCGATGCAGTTGACATACTTCATGAATCACCTATCATCTTGACTGAAGAGTATGTTTTGTCTATGATACGTACGATAAATTTGAAGCTTCGACTTGTTGAACTCCGAGATGTTTCATTTGGGAAGGACTTTTTCCG GGATCTCTCCCATGATGGCTTGGCTTGCCAAGTTTTAAAACTAAGGTCTTCCCATTTTCAAAAGCTCAACATGGTTGGAGGGTTTTTGCAGTTACACACCCTTAATCTGGATTATTGTACACATCTCACTAGTTTGCAGAAGGATTGTTTTGCTTGCATGCCAAATCTGATGCGTCTTTCAATGTGTGAGACAAGAGTTGCTAATCTCTGGACAACTAGTGCAGTCCTGTCAAAAATTCCTTCTCTGGTGGAACTCAGGTTCCAAACTTGTCCATGTTGTGAAAACACTGGGCCATGTCCCATGTCATCCAATACTGATGATTCCTTAACTATCGATGATGTTCCAAGCATGGACGAGTGTCTATCAAATGATTGTCAAATCACAGTATCAAGTGAACTTCAAAGAATAGGTTTATTGGAGTTGTCATCTGATAATGCTCTTCCAGTTTCAAAGAAACATGGCCATTTGCAAAAGGAG GTTTCTTTTAGTGAAATGCATGTTCAACACAAAAATGGATCTCTTTTAAGTGGGCTTAACTGGGACTTGACAGATGCTGCTATTGCATTGAAGTATTGCATTTCACACCATCCTTCTCCCATATGCTTTGAGAAACATTACCGGGACTACATGATTGCTTCATTGCCTCTTTTGCAAGTTTTAGATAATTTGCTTATCAGAAAGATGGACAGGGAAAAGGCCAAGACTATCTTTTCAAAGTACTATGAGTATTTACCATATAAAAGACAGCCAGAGAGTGTTGTTACAGTCTTGCAAAAGCGTGAAATGGGATCAAGTACTATTCATGACAGAAAATCTTTGAAGCCAAAGCAGCCAACTTCTTACAAAAAGAGTCCATATTTCTTCTCAAGGTCTCTTTGTGCCACCAAACTTGGGGCATGGCCACTCTTATATCCTGTATCCAACATTAGCTACACTAGCAAACAAGAAAGTAAGCAACTTCGTCCAAGGCAATTTGAGTACCATCCATCTAACTCCAGTCTTATGGTTTTTGGAACACTAGATGGTGAAATAGTTGTTTTCAACCATGAGAGTGGGAATATAGTTGGTTACAGTCCATCCATAGGAGCGGCTAATAGTGTTTTGGGGCTCTGTTGGCTTAAGAAGTGTCCATCCAAG CTCCTTGCCGGTTCTGATAATGGTTCCTTGAACTTGTACGACATTAATCACATGCCACCAAACATTGCAGATGCCTATTGCAGTTCTGGCATTGTTACATATGATAGGTTTGAGCAGTTGACCTCTGTTCATGTCAACTCAACAGATGATTGGTTTCTTGTGAGTGGATACTCAAAACATGTTGCTCTATACGACATTGGGAGTGGAAAACgcttaaaattattcaataatatGCATAGAGAACCGATTAATGTTGCTAAGTTTTCCAACCATTCCCCCTCAATATTTGCCACTTCGTCATTTGACCATGATGTCAAGTTGTGGGACCTGAGACAGACACTAGAACGGCCTTGCTATACATCTTCCAGCTCAAGAGGAAACGTGATGGTTTGCTTTTCTCCTGATGACCTTTATCTGCTTGTGTCAACTGTTGACAATGAG GTTAAGCAACTTTTGGCAGCAGATGGAAGGGTTCACATGAATTTTGAGATTGCTTCAACTGGAAGTGCTCATAATTATACTCGTTCTTATTACATGAATGGAAGGGACTATATTATCAGTGGGAGTTGTGATGAAAAAGTAGTTCGCATTTGCTGTGCTCAAACTGGAAGGCGACTTCGGGATGTTTACTTGGAG GATAGGGGATCAGGGAATTCAATGACTGTGCAATCCTTAAGGGGTGATCCTTTCAGG CCAATATGCATCGGAACTCAAAGTGGGAGGTCATCAAG GTCAATTTGCTTGCATCCAGTAATTGTGCCAAAGAAAGTTATCATGGCGAAAGTGTTCATCCTTCCTATAGCCTTGGAGGTTGAGATTAGTGTTTACAATGTGTTTTATGTACATATATGTTTTGGGAACTCATTCTTGTCCAGAAAATGCATGAATTTTGTGTAA
- the LOC100247452 gene encoding protein DWD HYPERSENSITIVE TO UV-B 1 isoform X2, whose product MAIDISTLDARYLDSCKRHGVVPNSAVLSWFYKAKIQKSSHEKCSIVVLLDHLRAADFSPLIDVFLEIDSSNIDAVDILHESPIILTEEYVLSMIRTINLKLRLVELRDVSFGKDFFRDLSHDGLACQVLKLRSSHFQKLNMVGGFLQLHTLNLDYCTHLTSLQKDCFACMPNLMRLSMCETRVANLWTTSAVLSKIPSLVELRFQTCPCCENTGPCPMSSNTDDSLTIDDVPSMDECLSNDCQITVSSELQRIGLLELSSDNALPVSKKHGHLQKEVSFSEMHVQHKNGSLLSGLNWDLTDAAIALKYCISHHPSPICFEKHYRDYMIASLPLLQVLDNLLIRKMDREKAKTIFSKYYEYLPYKRQPESVVTVLQKREMGSSTIHDRKSLKPKQPTSYKKSPYFFSRSLCATKLGAWPLLYPVSNISYTSKQESKQLRPRQFEYHPSNSSLMVFGTLDGEIVVFNHESGNIVGYSPSIGAANSVLGLCWLKKCPSKLLAGSDNGSLNLYDINHMPPNIADAYCSSGIVTYDRFEQLTSVHVNSTDDWFLVSGYSKHVALYDIGSGKRLKLFNNMHREPINVAKFSNHSPSIFATSSFDHDVKLWDLRQTLERPCYTSSSSRGNVMVCFSPDDLYLLVSTVDNEVKQLLAADGRVHMNFEIASTGSAHNYTRSYYMNGRDYIISGSCDEKVVRICCAQTGRRLRDVYLEDRGSGNSMTVQSLRGDPFRDFNMSVLAANMHRNSKWEVIKVNLLASSNCAKESYHGESVHPSYSLGG is encoded by the exons ATGGCTATCGATATCTCCACCCTGGATGCCAg GTATCTTGATTCTTGCAAAAGGCATGGAGTGGTGCCAAACTCTGCAGTATTATCATGGTTCTATAAG GCCAAGATTCAGAAATCCAGTCATGAGAAATGCAGCATAGTGGTTTTACTGGACCACCTAAGAGCTGCTGATTTTTCTCCTCTAATCGATGTATTCCTAGAAATTGACTCTTCTAATATCGATGCAGTTGACATACTTCATGAATCACCTATCATCTTGACTGAAGAGTATGTTTTGTCTATGATACGTACGATAAATTTGAAGCTTCGACTTGTTGAACTCCGAGATGTTTCATTTGGGAAGGACTTTTTCCG GGATCTCTCCCATGATGGCTTGGCTTGCCAAGTTTTAAAACTAAGGTCTTCCCATTTTCAAAAGCTCAACATGGTTGGAGGGTTTTTGCAGTTACACACCCTTAATCTGGATTATTGTACACATCTCACTAGTTTGCAGAAGGATTGTTTTGCTTGCATGCCAAATCTGATGCGTCTTTCAATGTGTGAGACAAGAGTTGCTAATCTCTGGACAACTAGTGCAGTCCTGTCAAAAATTCCTTCTCTGGTGGAACTCAGGTTCCAAACTTGTCCATGTTGTGAAAACACTGGGCCATGTCCCATGTCATCCAATACTGATGATTCCTTAACTATCGATGATGTTCCAAGCATGGACGAGTGTCTATCAAATGATTGTCAAATCACAGTATCAAGTGAACTTCAAAGAATAGGTTTATTGGAGTTGTCATCTGATAATGCTCTTCCAGTTTCAAAGAAACATGGCCATTTGCAAAAGGAG GTTTCTTTTAGTGAAATGCATGTTCAACACAAAAATGGATCTCTTTTAAGTGGGCTTAACTGGGACTTGACAGATGCTGCTATTGCATTGAAGTATTGCATTTCACACCATCCTTCTCCCATATGCTTTGAGAAACATTACCGGGACTACATGATTGCTTCATTGCCTCTTTTGCAAGTTTTAGATAATTTGCTTATCAGAAAGATGGACAGGGAAAAGGCCAAGACTATCTTTTCAAAGTACTATGAGTATTTACCATATAAAAGACAGCCAGAGAGTGTTGTTACAGTCTTGCAAAAGCGTGAAATGGGATCAAGTACTATTCATGACAGAAAATCTTTGAAGCCAAAGCAGCCAACTTCTTACAAAAAGAGTCCATATTTCTTCTCAAGGTCTCTTTGTGCCACCAAACTTGGGGCATGGCCACTCTTATATCCTGTATCCAACATTAGCTACACTAGCAAACAAGAAAGTAAGCAACTTCGTCCAAGGCAATTTGAGTACCATCCATCTAACTCCAGTCTTATGGTTTTTGGAACACTAGATGGTGAAATAGTTGTTTTCAACCATGAGAGTGGGAATATAGTTGGTTACAGTCCATCCATAGGAGCGGCTAATAGTGTTTTGGGGCTCTGTTGGCTTAAGAAGTGTCCATCCAAG CTCCTTGCCGGTTCTGATAATGGTTCCTTGAACTTGTACGACATTAATCACATGCCACCAAACATTGCAGATGCCTATTGCAGTTCTGGCATTGTTACATATGATAGGTTTGAGCAGTTGACCTCTGTTCATGTCAACTCAACAGATGATTGGTTTCTTGTGAGTGGATACTCAAAACATGTTGCTCTATACGACATTGGGAGTGGAAAACgcttaaaattattcaataatatGCATAGAGAACCGATTAATGTTGCTAAGTTTTCCAACCATTCCCCCTCAATATTTGCCACTTCGTCATTTGACCATGATGTCAAGTTGTGGGACCTGAGACAGACACTAGAACGGCCTTGCTATACATCTTCCAGCTCAAGAGGAAACGTGATGGTTTGCTTTTCTCCTGATGACCTTTATCTGCTTGTGTCAACTGTTGACAATGAG GTTAAGCAACTTTTGGCAGCAGATGGAAGGGTTCACATGAATTTTGAGATTGCTTCAACTGGAAGTGCTCATAATTATACTCGTTCTTATTACATGAATGGAAGGGACTATATTATCAGTGGGAGTTGTGATGAAAAAGTAGTTCGCATTTGCTGTGCTCAAACTGGAAGGCGACTTCGGGATGTTTACTTGGAG GATAGGGGATCAGGGAATTCAATGACTGTGCAATCCTTAAGGGGTGATCCTTTCAGG GATTTTAACATGAGTGTCTTAGCAGCCAATATGCATCGGAACTCAAAGTGGGAGGTCATCAAG GTCAATTTGCTTGCATCCAGTAATTGTGCCAAAGAAAGTTATCATGGCGAAAGTGTTCATCCTTCCTATAGCCTTGGAGGTTGA
- the LOC100247452 gene encoding protein DWD HYPERSENSITIVE TO UV-B 1 isoform X4, which produces MAIDISTLDARYLDSCKRHGVVPNSAVLSWFYKAKIQKSSHEKCSIVVLLDHLRAADFSPLIDVFLEIDSSNIDAVDILHESPIILTEEYVLSMIRTINLKLRLVELRDVSFGKDFFRDLSHDGLACQVLKLRSSHFQKLNMVGGFLQLHTLNLDYCTHLTSLQKDCFACMPNLMRLSMCETRVANLWTTSAVLSKIPSLVELRFQTCPCCENTGPCPMSSNTDDSLTIDDVPSMDECLSNDCQITVSSELQRIGLLELSSDNALPVSKKHGHLQKEVSFSEMHVQHKNGSLLSGLNWDLTDAAIALKYCISHHPSPICFEKHYRDYMIASLPLLQVLDNLLIRKMDREKAKTIFSKYYEYLPYKRQPESVVTVLQKREMGSSTIHDRKSLKPKQPTSYKKSPYFFSRSLCATKLGAWPLLYPVSNISYTSKQESKQLRPRQFEYHPSNSSLMVFGTLDGEIVVFNHESGNIVGYSPSIGAANSVLGLCWLKKCPSKVKQLLAADGRVHMNFEIASTGSAHNYTRSYYMNGRDYIISGSCDEKVVRICCAQTGRRLRDVYLEDRGSGNSMTVQSLRGDPFRPICIGTQSGRSSRSICLHPVIVPKKVIMAKVFILPIALEVEISVYNVFYVHICFGNSFLSRKCMNFV; this is translated from the exons ATGGCTATCGATATCTCCACCCTGGATGCCAg GTATCTTGATTCTTGCAAAAGGCATGGAGTGGTGCCAAACTCTGCAGTATTATCATGGTTCTATAAG GCCAAGATTCAGAAATCCAGTCATGAGAAATGCAGCATAGTGGTTTTACTGGACCACCTAAGAGCTGCTGATTTTTCTCCTCTAATCGATGTATTCCTAGAAATTGACTCTTCTAATATCGATGCAGTTGACATACTTCATGAATCACCTATCATCTTGACTGAAGAGTATGTTTTGTCTATGATACGTACGATAAATTTGAAGCTTCGACTTGTTGAACTCCGAGATGTTTCATTTGGGAAGGACTTTTTCCG GGATCTCTCCCATGATGGCTTGGCTTGCCAAGTTTTAAAACTAAGGTCTTCCCATTTTCAAAAGCTCAACATGGTTGGAGGGTTTTTGCAGTTACACACCCTTAATCTGGATTATTGTACACATCTCACTAGTTTGCAGAAGGATTGTTTTGCTTGCATGCCAAATCTGATGCGTCTTTCAATGTGTGAGACAAGAGTTGCTAATCTCTGGACAACTAGTGCAGTCCTGTCAAAAATTCCTTCTCTGGTGGAACTCAGGTTCCAAACTTGTCCATGTTGTGAAAACACTGGGCCATGTCCCATGTCATCCAATACTGATGATTCCTTAACTATCGATGATGTTCCAAGCATGGACGAGTGTCTATCAAATGATTGTCAAATCACAGTATCAAGTGAACTTCAAAGAATAGGTTTATTGGAGTTGTCATCTGATAATGCTCTTCCAGTTTCAAAGAAACATGGCCATTTGCAAAAGGAG GTTTCTTTTAGTGAAATGCATGTTCAACACAAAAATGGATCTCTTTTAAGTGGGCTTAACTGGGACTTGACAGATGCTGCTATTGCATTGAAGTATTGCATTTCACACCATCCTTCTCCCATATGCTTTGAGAAACATTACCGGGACTACATGATTGCTTCATTGCCTCTTTTGCAAGTTTTAGATAATTTGCTTATCAGAAAGATGGACAGGGAAAAGGCCAAGACTATCTTTTCAAAGTACTATGAGTATTTACCATATAAAAGACAGCCAGAGAGTGTTGTTACAGTCTTGCAAAAGCGTGAAATGGGATCAAGTACTATTCATGACAGAAAATCTTTGAAGCCAAAGCAGCCAACTTCTTACAAAAAGAGTCCATATTTCTTCTCAAGGTCTCTTTGTGCCACCAAACTTGGGGCATGGCCACTCTTATATCCTGTATCCAACATTAGCTACACTAGCAAACAAGAAAGTAAGCAACTTCGTCCAAGGCAATTTGAGTACCATCCATCTAACTCCAGTCTTATGGTTTTTGGAACACTAGATGGTGAAATAGTTGTTTTCAACCATGAGAGTGGGAATATAGTTGGTTACAGTCCATCCATAGGAGCGGCTAATAGTGTTTTGGGGCTCTGTTGGCTTAAGAAGTGTCCATCCAAG GTTAAGCAACTTTTGGCAGCAGATGGAAGGGTTCACATGAATTTTGAGATTGCTTCAACTGGAAGTGCTCATAATTATACTCGTTCTTATTACATGAATGGAAGGGACTATATTATCAGTGGGAGTTGTGATGAAAAAGTAGTTCGCATTTGCTGTGCTCAAACTGGAAGGCGACTTCGGGATGTTTACTTGGAG GATAGGGGATCAGGGAATTCAATGACTGTGCAATCCTTAAGGGGTGATCCTTTCAGG CCAATATGCATCGGAACTCAAAGTGGGAGGTCATCAAG GTCAATTTGCTTGCATCCAGTAATTGTGCCAAAGAAAGTTATCATGGCGAAAGTGTTCATCCTTCCTATAGCCTTGGAGGTTGAGATTAGTGTTTACAATGTGTTTTATGTACATATATGTTTTGGGAACTCATTCTTGTCCAGAAAATGCATGAATTTTGTGTAA
- the LOC100247452 gene encoding protein DWD HYPERSENSITIVE TO UV-B 1 isoform X3, with amino-acid sequence MFHLGRTFSGLCCGFLPLYLKKIWDLSHDGLACQVLKLRSSHFQKLNMVGGFLQLHTLNLDYCTHLTSLQKDCFACMPNLMRLSMCETRVANLWTTSAVLSKIPSLVELRFQTCPCCENTGPCPMSSNTDDSLTIDDVPSMDECLSNDCQITVSSELQRIGLLELSSDNALPVSKKHGHLQKEVSFSEMHVQHKNGSLLSGLNWDLTDAAIALKYCISHHPSPICFEKHYRDYMIASLPLLQVLDNLLIRKMDREKAKTIFSKYYEYLPYKRQPESVVTVLQKREMGSSTIHDRKSLKPKQPTSYKKSPYFFSRSLCATKLGAWPLLYPVSNISYTSKQESKQLRPRQFEYHPSNSSLMVFGTLDGEIVVFNHESGNIVGYSPSIGAANSVLGLCWLKKCPSKLLAGSDNGSLNLYDINHMPPNIADAYCSSGIVTYDRFEQLTSVHVNSTDDWFLVSGYSKHVALYDIGSGKRLKLFNNMHREPINVAKFSNHSPSIFATSSFDHDVKLWDLRQTLERPCYTSSSSRGNVMVCFSPDDLYLLVSTVDNEVKQLLAADGRVHMNFEIASTGSAHNYTRSYYMNGRDYIISGSCDEKVVRICCAQTGRRLRDVYLEDRGSGNSMTVQSLRGDPFRPICIGTQSGRSSRSICLHPVIVPKKVIMAKVFILPIALEVEISVYNVFYVHICFGNSFLSRKCMNFV; translated from the exons ATGTTTCATTTGGGAAGGACTTTTTCCGGTTTGTGCTGTGGTTTCCTTCcattatatttgaaaaagataTG GGATCTCTCCCATGATGGCTTGGCTTGCCAAGTTTTAAAACTAAGGTCTTCCCATTTTCAAAAGCTCAACATGGTTGGAGGGTTTTTGCAGTTACACACCCTTAATCTGGATTATTGTACACATCTCACTAGTTTGCAGAAGGATTGTTTTGCTTGCATGCCAAATCTGATGCGTCTTTCAATGTGTGAGACAAGAGTTGCTAATCTCTGGACAACTAGTGCAGTCCTGTCAAAAATTCCTTCTCTGGTGGAACTCAGGTTCCAAACTTGTCCATGTTGTGAAAACACTGGGCCATGTCCCATGTCATCCAATACTGATGATTCCTTAACTATCGATGATGTTCCAAGCATGGACGAGTGTCTATCAAATGATTGTCAAATCACAGTATCAAGTGAACTTCAAAGAATAGGTTTATTGGAGTTGTCATCTGATAATGCTCTTCCAGTTTCAAAGAAACATGGCCATTTGCAAAAGGAG GTTTCTTTTAGTGAAATGCATGTTCAACACAAAAATGGATCTCTTTTAAGTGGGCTTAACTGGGACTTGACAGATGCTGCTATTGCATTGAAGTATTGCATTTCACACCATCCTTCTCCCATATGCTTTGAGAAACATTACCGGGACTACATGATTGCTTCATTGCCTCTTTTGCAAGTTTTAGATAATTTGCTTATCAGAAAGATGGACAGGGAAAAGGCCAAGACTATCTTTTCAAAGTACTATGAGTATTTACCATATAAAAGACAGCCAGAGAGTGTTGTTACAGTCTTGCAAAAGCGTGAAATGGGATCAAGTACTATTCATGACAGAAAATCTTTGAAGCCAAAGCAGCCAACTTCTTACAAAAAGAGTCCATATTTCTTCTCAAGGTCTCTTTGTGCCACCAAACTTGGGGCATGGCCACTCTTATATCCTGTATCCAACATTAGCTACACTAGCAAACAAGAAAGTAAGCAACTTCGTCCAAGGCAATTTGAGTACCATCCATCTAACTCCAGTCTTATGGTTTTTGGAACACTAGATGGTGAAATAGTTGTTTTCAACCATGAGAGTGGGAATATAGTTGGTTACAGTCCATCCATAGGAGCGGCTAATAGTGTTTTGGGGCTCTGTTGGCTTAAGAAGTGTCCATCCAAG CTCCTTGCCGGTTCTGATAATGGTTCCTTGAACTTGTACGACATTAATCACATGCCACCAAACATTGCAGATGCCTATTGCAGTTCTGGCATTGTTACATATGATAGGTTTGAGCAGTTGACCTCTGTTCATGTCAACTCAACAGATGATTGGTTTCTTGTGAGTGGATACTCAAAACATGTTGCTCTATACGACATTGGGAGTGGAAAACgcttaaaattattcaataatatGCATAGAGAACCGATTAATGTTGCTAAGTTTTCCAACCATTCCCCCTCAATATTTGCCACTTCGTCATTTGACCATGATGTCAAGTTGTGGGACCTGAGACAGACACTAGAACGGCCTTGCTATACATCTTCCAGCTCAAGAGGAAACGTGATGGTTTGCTTTTCTCCTGATGACCTTTATCTGCTTGTGTCAACTGTTGACAATGAG GTTAAGCAACTTTTGGCAGCAGATGGAAGGGTTCACATGAATTTTGAGATTGCTTCAACTGGAAGTGCTCATAATTATACTCGTTCTTATTACATGAATGGAAGGGACTATATTATCAGTGGGAGTTGTGATGAAAAAGTAGTTCGCATTTGCTGTGCTCAAACTGGAAGGCGACTTCGGGATGTTTACTTGGAG GATAGGGGATCAGGGAATTCAATGACTGTGCAATCCTTAAGGGGTGATCCTTTCAGG CCAATATGCATCGGAACTCAAAGTGGGAGGTCATCAAG GTCAATTTGCTTGCATCCAGTAATTGTGCCAAAGAAAGTTATCATGGCGAAAGTGTTCATCCTTCCTATAGCCTTGGAGGTTGAGATTAGTGTTTACAATGTGTTTTATGTACATATATGTTTTGGGAACTCATTCTTGTCCAGAAAATGCATGAATTTTGTGTAA
- the LOC100252558 gene encoding snakin-1: MKQLAFPTLLLVSLLLSSIFLQPTVAGPPTTAAPPTKPVQPTKPAPPTKPSPPTKPAPPTMPAPMKGFCDSKCGVRCANAGVYDRCVKYCGICCQECKCVPSGTYGNKSECPCYRDKLNSKGKPKCP; encoded by the exons ATGAAGCAGCTTGCCTTCCCAACTTTGTTACTGGTTTCACTGCTACTGAGCTCCATTTTCCTTCAACCTACAGTGGCTGGTCCACCCACCACAGCTGCTCCGCCTACCAAGCCTGTTCAGCCGACCAAGCCTGCACCGCCGACCAAACCTTCACCGCCTACCAAGCCTGCACCACCTACCATGCCTGCTCCAA TGAAAGGTTTCTGTGATTCAAAGTGTGGGGTGAGGTGCGCAAATGCAGGAGTGTATGACCGTTGCGTCAAGTACTGTGGGATATGCTGCCAGGAGTGCAAGTGTGTTCCTTCAGGGACCTATGGGAACAAGTCAGAATGCCCTTGCTACAGAGACAAGTTGAACTCCAAGGGCAAGCCTAAGTGCCCTTGA